In the Bacillaceae bacterium S4-13-56 genome, TGTTAAGACCAATTTGTTTAAAAAGTTAGTAGTATTCAATCTACAAAAATCTGTTATATTTATTTTTTTTAAAGTTTTTGTTTAATATCGATATGGAAATTAAATTAAACAATAAAAATTCTTTTATTTTCGATAATTTGCAAGAAAAAATTTTTAATTAACATAAAGGGATGTGAGAAAATGGAATTAATATTCATAGGGGCAGTAATAATTATTGTATTTTACATAATCATAAGATTAATTGGAAAGAAGACATTACCTAATAATGAATTTTCTCCTTATGATGATTTAACTAGTGGTAAAAAATAATATCTTTAAACTACATAGTATAAATTTTTTTACTCCTAGGTTTAAAAAGTAAATTGATTTTCCAATTTTAACAATTCACAATGTAATGTGCCCGCTTGTCAAGACACAAAAATTAATTTTTTAAGATAAAGCCTCCTCTCTAAAAATAGTCTGGTCACCTGGCATTTTAATACTGCACTCTTCCAAGTCTTAAGGCTTTCCAAAGTCCACCACCCTTGACCTTGTTTGTGTCCATGGTAGTTTTCTTGTGGCGGATGAGGGAAATTCAGCCTTTTGGGCTCCTATCCGCACAGCCAGCGTACCATGGACAATCACTTCCTAAGTTCCGCTGGCGGGGCCCCGACCCCTTCTAGCGATCACTAAGGAGTGGCACAACGGTCAAGGGCAAGCAGCTTCGCTGTGGTTATGAATCCTTTGCAAAATGTACAGTGGCCGGTGTCTTGTCCTCCAGTGCTTGATGTTGCCTCGTCCAGTTGTAGTGATGCATGTAAAGCTTCGTCATTTGTTTTAATTCCAAGACCGTCTCGGGATATAGTAAATAAAGTCTTTCCCATTTATAGCTTCTGAAAAAACGCTCTGTTCTAGCATTGTCCTTTGCACGCCCTTTCCCGTCCATGCTAATTTTGATTGATTCATATTTTTTGATGCAGTCGATATATTCTTTGGACGTGAATTGGCTTCCCTGATCGCTATTAATGATTTCAGGCATTCCGTGCTCTTGAACAGCCTGCTCTACTGTACGAATAATAAAATCTGTCTTCATGGTGTTGCTTAAAGACCACCCTACGATAAATCTTGAATACCAGTCGATGACAACTACCAAGTACATAAAGCCTTTTGGTGTGCCACAATACGTAATATCAATCCCCCAAACTTGATTTCGATGGGTTATGCTTACATTCTGAAGCAGATAAGGATACGTTCGTGTCTGCAAATCCCGTTTGTTTAGATTCGGCCCTGGATAGAAGGCGATGATATCCATTTCTCGCATGTAATGACGTGTACGCTTGATACCTATGAAGAACCCAAATTTTTTTAGCTCATTTCGTATTCTGCGACAACAAAATGCA is a window encoding:
- a CDS encoding IS3 family transposase (programmed frameshift), with protein sequence MSKKRKRYSSTEKARVVLEILREDSTVNEIAQKHDISPQLISRWRTEFLNNMPAVFDKKSAELEKVKEEYEAEKEELVNQIGQLTVDMNWLKKKQQQASELEEKKALIDFDSKELTVKHQCELLNLSRSTAYYDIKIPKPDQEEINIKNAIDRIHFNEPAFCCRRIRNELKKFGFFIGIKRTRHYMREMDIIAFYPGPNLNKRDLQTRTYPYLLQNVSITHRNQVWGIDITYCGTPKGFMYLVVVIDWYSRFIVGWSLSNTMKTDFIIRTVEQAVQEHGMPEIINSDQGSQFTSKEYIDCIKKYESIKISMDGKGRAKDNARTERFFRSYKWERLYLLYPETVLELKQMTKLYMHHYNWTRQHQALEDKTPATVHFAKDS